In Rhineura floridana isolate rRhiFlo1 chromosome 6, rRhiFlo1.hap2, whole genome shotgun sequence, one genomic interval encodes:
- the LOC133386584 gene encoding uncharacterized protein LOC133386584: MPPVVASPAAYTGLLSIHIPVRIVLCGHSILFWAHRRASSSAPGTQLQLSATATVHWVARRGMLWDAFLPSVCRIMSSMDRPHILLIHLGENDLVQRPGVDLLVKVTRDLTWLINSYPRLIIVWSDMLVRRVWRGAIHPNRIDRSRKWVNRKIRALVLSLGGAFIPYDRIRFHAPHLFRGDGVHLSDQGCDLFLEDIMKGLRVLLSSLGGVDQA; this comes from the exons ATGCCGCCGGTCGTTGCTTCTCCTGCAGCTTATACAG gTTTGCTAAGCATCCATATTcccgtgaggatcgtcttgtgtggccactcaattttgttttgggctcatcggagggcttcttcgtctgctcctgggacccagctgcagctttcggctaccgctacagttcactgggtagcccggaggggcatgttatgggatgcgtttttgccttctgtgtgccGTATTATGTCTTCTATGGATAGGCCACATATATTATTgatccatttaggggaaaatgatttggtACAGCGTCCAGGTGTGGACCTGCTTGTTAAAGTCActcgcgatctcacgtggcttattaattcatatccacgccttataattgtgtggtcagatatgcttgttagaagggtgtggaggggtgctattcatcccaacaggatcgatagatctcggaaatgggtgaataggaagatcagggctcttgtcctgtcgcttgggggggcattcattccctacgacaggattaggttccatgccccacatttgtttcgtggggatggtgttcatctttcagaccaggggtgtgatttgtttttggaggatattatgaagggtttaagggttttgttgtcttcgttgggtggagtggaccaagcttga